The proteins below come from a single Trifolium pratense mitochondrion, complete genome genomic window:
- the atp8 gene encoding ATPase subunit 8: MPQLDKFTYFTQFFWSCLFLFTFYIPICNDGDGVLGISRILKLRNQLVSNRGNKIRSNDPNSLEDIFRKGFSTGVSYMYSSLFEVSQWCNAVDLLGNRRKITFLSCFGEISGSRGMERNILYLISKSSYGASSSNPGWVITCRNDIMLIHVPHGQGRIKK, encoded by the coding sequence ATGCCTCAACTGGATAAATTCACTTATTTCACACAATTCTTCTGGTCATGCCTTTTCCTCTTTACTTTCTATATTCCCATATGCAATGATGGAGATGGAGTACTTGGGATCAGCAGAATTCTAAAACTACGGAACCAACTGGTTTCAAACCGGGGGAACAAAATCCGGAGCAACGACCCCAACAGTTTGGAAGATATCTTTAGAAAAGGTTTTAGCACCGGTGTATCCTATATGTACTCTAGTTTATTCGAAGTATCCCAATGGTGTAACGCCGTCGACTTATTGGGAAATAGGAGGAAAATAACTTTTCTCTCTTGTTTCGGAGAAATAAGTGGCTCACGAGGAATGGAAAGAAACATCTTATATTTGATCTCGAAGTCCTCATATGGCGCTTCTTCTTCAAATCCTGGATGGGTGATCACTTGTAGGAATGACATAATGCTAATCCATGTTCCACACGGCCAAGGAAGAATCAAAAAATAA
- the cox3 gene encoding cytochrome c oxidase subunit 3, with amino-acid sequence MIESQRHSYHLVDPSPWPISGSLGALATTVGGVMYMHSFQGGATLLSLGLIFILYTMFVWWRDVLRESTLEGHHTKVVQLGPRYGSIPFIVSEVMFLFAFFRASSHSSLAPTVEIGGIWPPKGIGVLDPWEIPFLNTPILLSSGAAVTWAHHAILAGKEKRAVYALVATVSLALVFTGFQGMEYYQAPFTISDSIYGSTFFLATGFHGFHVIIGTLFLIICGIRQYLGHLTKEHHVGFEAAAWYWHFVDVVRLFPFVSIYWWGGI; translated from the coding sequence ATGATTGAATCTCAGAGGCATTCTTATCATTTGGTAGATCCAAGTCCATGGCCTATTTCGGGTTCACTCGGAGCTTTGGCAACCACCGTAGGAGGTGTGATGTACATGCACTCATTTCAAGGGGGTGCAACACTTCTCAGTTTGGGCCTAATATTTATCCTATATACCATGTTTGTATGGTGGCGCGATGTTCTACGTGAATCCACGTTGGAAGGACATCATACCAAAGTAGTACAATTAGGACCTCGATATGGTTCTATTCCGTTCATCGTATCGGAGGTTATGTTCCTTTTTGCTTTTTTTCGGGCTTCTTCTCATTCTTCTTTGGCACCTACGGTAGAGATCGGGGGTATTTGGCCCCCAAAAGGGATTGGGGTTTTAGATCCTTGGGAAATCCCATTTCTTAATACCCCTATTCTCCTTTCATCCGGAGCAGCCGTAACTTGGGCTCATCATGCAATACTCGCGGGGAAGGAAAAACGAGCTGTTTACGCTTTAGTAGCAACCGTTTCCCTGGCTCTAGTATTCACTGGCTTTCAAGGAATGGAATATTATCAAGCACCCTTCACTATTTCGGATAGTATTTATGGTTCTACCTTTTTCTTAGCAACAGGCTTTCATGGTTTTCATGTGATTATAGGTACTCTTTTCTTGATCATATGTGGTATTCGCCAATATCTTGGTCATCTGACCAAGGAGCATCACGTTGGCTTTGAAGCAGCTGCATGGTACTGGCATTTTGTAGACGTGGTTCGGTTATTCCCATTTGTCTCTATCTATTGGTGGGGAGGTATATGA
- the rps4 gene encoding ribosomal protein S4: MRFKTCRLLSGNVRNRELTIIQRRILRRLRNKKRSIKRKIYPRENLNSYIQSQTTRKLPLFHGDLPITEMHRGTERTSYIPFLLNPETRSDVIPVRLHFRETIPQARQPISHRRVCVNNRMVSITRLKVSHGDLISFQENDARIRGEEIRRSFYIEISVEKIIGKFLDHPVRMWRRTKTEWFHLLKTKRGCRLLLKSRFLQQQLRYSMQEEDLERTKKFGSEKVCLGSSFAEHNRMKRNLYHFKSLFLSKRRNEKNRYLPTRTRSPIVYNSSLYSNSTYCSSSPHQFTMKRRIKRIELPTHYSEVNHRTPKAVVFYGPNIGHIPHDIRLKDPNLPLRSGNGRGQNI; the protein is encoded by the coding sequence ATGCGATTTAAAACTTGTCGTCTACTTTCAGGAAATGTTCGGAACAGAGAACTTACAATAATACAACGCCGCATTCTCCGAAGATTGAGGAACAAGAAGAGATCTATTAAGAGAAAGATTTATCCGAGAGAAAATCTTAACAGTTACATCCAATCACAAACTACACGAAAGTTGCCCCTTTTTCATGGGGATTTACCCATCACAGAGATGCACAGAGGAACAGAACGAACTTCATATATCCCTTTTCTACTCAATCCAGAAACAAGATCGGACGTTATTCCGGTTCGTCTCCATTTTCGTGAAACTATTCCTCAAGCAAGGCAGCCGATAAGTCATCGAAGGGTTTGTGTGAATAATCGAATGGTAAGCATTACTCGTTTGAAAGTTTCCCACGGTGATCTAATATCTTTTCAAGAAAATGACGCGAGAATCCGCGGTGAAGAAATAAGGAGATCTTTCTATATCGAAATATCAGTTGAGAAAATCATAGGAAAATTCCTGGATCACCCGGTAAGAATGTGGAGAAGAACCAAAACTGAATGGTTCCACCTACTCAAAACTAAGCGGGGATGCCGCCTACTACTAAAATCCCGGTTTTTGCAACAACAGTTGCGTTATTCTATGCAAGAAGAAGACTTAGAAAGAACAAAGAAGTTTGGATCCGAAAAAGTATGCTTAGGCAGTTCCTTCGCTGAGCACAACAGAATGAAGAGGAATTTGTATCATTTCAAATCCCTATTCTTATCGAAGAGAAGAAACGAGAAAAACCGATATCTTCCTACTCGAACAAGAAGTCCTATAGTTTACAACTCTTCTTTATATAGTAATTCGACCTATTGCTCCTCATCCCCCCATCAGTTTACTATGAAGAGAAGAATAAAAAGGATCGAACTACCTACTCATTATTCGGAGGTGAATCATAGAACACCAAAAGCGGTGGTATTTTATGGACCTAACATAGGTCACATCCCTCACGACATAAGATTGAAAGATCCAAACCTTCCTCTTCGGAGCGGAAACGGACGTGGCCAAAACATATAA
- the nad9 gene encoding NADH dehydrogenase subunit 9 codes for MDSQFLLRYCLYSLPGKWVYYFERSEHGNRYGTKTDYLFQFLCFLKLHTYTRVQVSIDICGVDYPSRKRRFEVVYNLLSTRYNSRILIQTSADEVTRISPVVSLFPSAGRWEREVWDMFGVSSINHPDLRRISTDYGFEGHPLRKDLPLSGYVEVRYDDPEKRVVSEPIEMTQEFRYFDFASPWEQHKRRIIQKES; via the coding sequence ATGGATAGCCAATTCTTATTAAGATATTGTTTGTATTCTTTACCCGGAAAATGGGTTTACTATTTTGAAAGATCGGAACATGGGAATAGATATGGTACCAAAACGGACTACCTATTTCAATTTTTGTGCTTTCTTAAATTGCATACCTATACAAGGGTTCAAGTTTCGATCGATATTTGCGGAGTTGATTATCCCTCTCGAAAACGAAGATTTGAAGTGGTCTATAATTTACTGAGTACTCGGTATAACTCACGCATTCTTATACAAACCAGTGCAGACGAAGTAACACGAATATCTCCGGTAGTCAGTCTATTTCCATCAGCCGGCCGGTGGGAGCGAGAAGTTTGGGATATGTTTGGTGTTTCTTCCATCAATCATCCGGATCTACGCCGTATATCAACAGATTATGGTTTCGAGGGTCATCCATTACGAAAAGACCTTCCTCTGAGTGGATATGTAGAAGTACGCTATGATGATCCAGAGAAACGTGTGGTTTCTGAACCCATTGAGATGACCCAAGAATTTCGCTATTTCGATTTTGCTAGTCCTTGGGAACAGCATAAGCGACGGATAATTCAGAAAGAATCATAA
- the cox2 gene encoding cytochrome c oxidase subunit 2, with protein sequence MKLEWLFLTIAPCDAAEPWQLGFQDAATPMMQGIIDLHHDIFFFLILILVFVSRILVRALWHFHYQKNPIPQRIVHGTTIEILRTIFPSIIPMFIAIPSFALLYSMDEVVVDPAMTIKAIGHQWYRTYEYSDYNSSDEQSLTFDSYTIPEDDLELGQLRLLEVDNRVVVPAKTHLRIIVTPADVPHSWAVPSLGVKCDAVPGRLNQISISVQREGVYYGQCSEICGTNHAFTPIVVEAVPSKDYGSRVSNQLIPQTGEA encoded by the coding sequence ATGAAATTAGAATGGCTATTCCTCACGATTGCTCCTTGTGATGCTGCGGAACCATGGCAATTAGGATTTCAAGACGCAGCAACACCTATGATGCAAGGAATAATAGACTTACATCACGATATCTTTTTCTTCCTCATTCTGATTTTGGTTTTCGTATCACGGATCTTGGTTCGCGCTTTATGGCATTTCCACTATCAAAAAAATCCAATCCCGCAAAGGATTGTTCATGGAACTACTATCGAGATTCTTCGGACCATATTTCCTAGTATCATCCCGATGTTCATTGCTATACCATCATTTGCTCTGTTATACTCAATGGACGAGGTAGTAGTAGATCCAGCCATGACTATCAAAGCTATTGGACATCAATGGTATCGGACTTATGAGTATTCAGACTATAACAGTTCCGATGAACAGTCACTCACTTTTGACAGTTATACGATTCCAGAAGATGATCTAGAATTGGGTCAATTACGTTTATTAGAAGTGGACAATAGAGTGGTTGTACCAGCCAAAACTCATCTACGTATTATTGTAACACCAGCTGATGTACCTCATAGTTGGGCAGTACCTTCCTTAGGTGTCAAATGTGATGCTGTACCTGGTCGTTTAAATCAGATCTCTATTTCGGTACAAAGAGAAGGGGTTTACTATGGTCAGTGCAGTGAGATTTGTGGAACTAATCATGCCTTTACGCCTATCGTCGTAGAAGCTGTTCCTAGTAAAGATTATGGTTCTCGGGTATCCAATCAATTAATCCCACAAACTGGGGAAGCTTAA